GTCACCTGGACGACGGCGCTCGGGATTCGCCGGCGCGCGCCGGCCGGGGCCTCGGGGGGCGTCTCGGCCGGGGCTGCCGTTTCGCCCCGGCGTTCGTCGGTCACGACGATCTCCAGAACCACGTCGCCGCCGAGGTCGCGGACGACCCATCCCTGCGGCACGTTGAGCGCAAACCCGAGGGCCGGCCGCACAACGTCGCGGCCTTGAGCGTTGGGCGGGACGGACGGCGCGCAGCCGGCCGACCCGAGACCCGCCGCCACCCAGCAGGCTACCCAAATCAGCAGCAGGACCTTCGATCTACTTTTCAATCGGACTCCCTTTGCTTGAACATTTCCAACGCGAGGTAGTAAGGGAACATGGGGTAAGTGTATTCGTAAACCCCGCGCTCTTTGCGGCGCATGACTCCTAGGTGGGTCATACGGCCGAAAAAGTTGTTGGAGAAATACTTTTCTCCGACACGTTGGGCTGCATCAAAAGAACCTTCCCGGGCGTCTTGCTGGTCGAGGTGGCCATCCGAATCGCGCCAATAGGTTGCATCTCCCAATTCGTGCATCATGACAGGGTATCCACCGCTAAGTCTGGCCAGCTCCGACAGGGCACCCTTGTCGGCCGTGACACCGACGCTTGCAAAGGCATTCTCGTAGAATTGGCATACCTCCGTCAGGGGCATGGGTCGCAGAACTATCCGCTCGAAAATGCGCCCAACAGACTCGTTCGCCTGGATCATTTCCAGGAGCCTTTGCTCGAGGCCCACGAGCATGAGCAAAATGGGGATCTTTGCGGCGCAGAGATCTTCCCAGAAGGTCTTGATAAAATTGGCGAAGGACTCTGTGGCCGCTACACCGTTGACCTCATCCAAGATTACCATCACCGCGCGCTTCTTCTCACTCAGGATCTTCCAAAGATCGCGTACGACCTGAGCCATATTCAGCCGCAGTTCTTTGAGTTCCTCCGCACCGCGTTTGAGTTTTACGTTGAGGCGAAACCCGGGCAGAGGCACCGATATATCTTCGATGTAGCGGCCGAGCAAGGCTTTGGCCTTTTCCAG
This window of the Planctomycetota bacterium genome carries:
- a CDS encoding ATP-binding protein; this translates as MAQEIDFRPKENSPFTPGQPAPPEIFTGRGEEIRRLKQSIMQTSSGKPQAVFICGERGLGKSSLARFCEFLVVQDNPLIPTDIKFAVAYNACGACDNVTDVCKVLLQNLTAGITETSLLEKAKALLGRYIEDISVPLPGFRLNVKLKRGAEELKELRLNMAQVVRDLWKILSEKKRAVMVILDEVNGVAATESFANFIKTFWEDLCAAKIPILLMLVGLEQRLLEMIQANESVGRIFERIVLRPMPLTEVCQFYENAFASVGVTADKGALSELARLSGGYPVMMHELGDATYWRDSDGHLDQQDAREGSFDAAQRVGEKYFSNNFFGRMTHLGVMRRKERGVYEYTYPMFPYYLALEMFKQRESD